The Melanotaenia boesemani isolate fMelBoe1 chromosome 11, fMelBoe1.pri, whole genome shotgun sequence genome includes the window ATGCCTGCATGTAATCTCTGGTTCTCCCTAACttcctccatttttttcccttttctctgcttcttctttgGACTCTCCTGTCAGATGGTAAGAGAGAGtcaatgtgtgtatgtgtgtgtgtgtgtgcatatgtattGATTAAACACAGGTGCACTGCAGGGTAAGCCGGTGATGTGCGCAGGCTTTCTGCCAACAGTTTCTTTGCAGCAGTAGCTTGTCTTTGAGTGACACCTTTACCCCAACAGCAGCAGTAACAGCACTCATCCATTATTTTGCTCACAGTTGACCTCTCCCCCACAGTCCTACCTATTGTCATACTTGGCCTTCCTGTCTCATTTCTCAGTGTTGAATTTGTAGTTCTTTTTCACAATGAGCCATACAAACCTGAGAGGGATTGTGTGGCAGAGGAAAAGCTTCTTCCCctcattctttgtttttatccctGTATGCGTTCCCACCCCCTCTGCCTCTGGTCTCTGTAACATGTATTCCCGGTTCCCCCTCCATGTCATTCTTTTCATCATCTCCCCcctcatcactccatccctctTTGACCTGCAGGAGTTTGCCACCTCTGGCTCCAACAACACAGACACGGGGAAGTCAGGAGGCCACCTGGAGACTAAGTACAAAGTGAGCGAGTTGGGcctaaacttcaaccagaaatGGAACACAGACAACACCCTCACCACTGAAATTACCATGGAGGACCAGGTAGAGTCCAACTTTTGGAGTATTTTAGAATATTACACAATATTATTCCATagtagtgatttttttttttttttttttgtgaggtaGATAATTAGCTCATCTGTCCTCCTTTTGTATTTCTAGCTGGCTAAAGGCTTGAAGCTTGGTTTGGACACATCATTTGTGCCCAACACTGGGTAAGAGAAGttcttttaagtgtttttagtGCATTAATAAAGATCTCCAATAGTTCTGTTGACCTATACAAATGCATAATAGCATCATATTTGTAACAAAGTACTGCCATTTAATTCCTTAGAAAGAAGAGTGCCAAACTGAAGACGGGCTACAAGCGGGACTACATGAATGTGGGCTGTGACCTGGATTTCGACATGGCCGGTCCCACGGTCCATGCAGCTGCTGTGCTGGGCTACGagggctggctggctggctacCAGCTAGCTTTTGACACTGCAAAATCTAAACTGACTCAGAACAACTTTGCTCTTGGATACAAAGCTGGTGACTTCCAGCTTCACACCAACGTGTAAGTCTCTACACTGCAGTGCAGTGAGACAAGAAATGAACTCTATACACTGTTTGTCCTGTCTTGTACTTTTCTCATATGGTTTTTGGTGCTGTATTTCAGTAATGACGGTAC containing:
- the vdac3 gene encoding voltage-dependent anion-selective channel protein 3 isoform X3; translated protein: MAVPPAYADLGKSAKDIFYKGFGYGVLKLDVKTTSQSGVMEFATSGSNNTDTGKSGGHLETKYKVSELGLNFNQKWNTDNTLTTEITMEDQLAKGLKLGLDTSFVPNTGKKSAKLKTGYKRDYMNVGCDLDFDMAGPTVHAAAVLGYEGWLAGYQLAFDTAKSKLTQNNFALGYKAGDFQLHTNVNDGTEFAGSIYQKVNGSLETAVHLAWTAGSNNTRFGIGAKYQLDKDATLSTKVNNACLVGVGYTQTLRPGVKLTLSALIDGKNVNGGGHKVGMGFELEA
- the vdac3 gene encoding voltage-dependent anion-selective channel protein 3 isoform X4, with the translated sequence MAVPPAYADLGKSAKDIFYKGFGYGVLKLDVKTTSQSGVEFATSGSNNTDTGKSGGHLETKYKVSELGLNFNQKWNTDNTLTTEITMEDQLAKGLKLGLDTSFVPNTGKKSAKLKTGYKRDYMNVGCDLDFDMAGPTVHAAAVLGYEGWLAGYQLAFDTAKSKLTQNNFALGYKAGDFQLHTNVNDGTEFAGSIYQKVNGSLETAVHLAWTAGSNNTRFGIGAKYQLDKDATLSTKVNNACLVGVGYTQTLRPGVKLTLSALIDGKNVNGGGHKVGMGFELEA